CGACTGCCCCTTCACCGCGTTGATGCGATACGCGCCGCCGTCGGCCGTCGGATCGACCACTCCGCGCCACCCGTCGAACGCGATCTCGGGCGCGGCGTCGGCGAGGATGATCGGCGACGGTGCCTGGGCGAACGTCGCGGTGACCGACACGGGGGCCGTCAACGTCACGACGCACGACGCGGTGCCCGAGCACCCACCGGACCAGCCGGTGAACGCCATGCCCGGGTCCGGCACCGCGGTGAGGGTGACCTGCGACCCGTGATCGAAGCCCGCCACGCACTGGGATCCGCACGCGATGCCGGAGGGGACGCTGGTCACCGATCCCGTTCCGCCCCCGGACCTCGACACCGTGAGGGTATGCTGCTCCGGCGTGAACGTCACCCCGACGGCCTGTGCGACGTCCATCGTGACGACACAGGCACCCTCGCCGGCGCAGGCGCCGCTCCATCCGGTGAACCGGGAGCCCTCCGTCGGGGTCGCGGTGAGCGTGATCTGGGTGCCGTGGGGGAACCCGGCCGAGCAGGTCGTGCCGCAGTCGATGCCCGCCGGCTGGCTCGTGACGACGCCGTTCCCCGAACCCGAACGTGAGACGGTGAGCTCGCGCGCGGCGGTGACGAACGTCGCGGTGACCGTCGTATCGTGCTCGATGGTGAGCGAGCACGGGTCCGTTCCCGGACAGGTCACCCCCGAGCCGCTCCACCCGACGAACAACGATCCCGGCGCTGCGGTTGCGGTGAGCGTCGCCTGGGTGCCGTCGTCCACGCTCGCGGAGCACACCGTTCCGCAGTCGATGCCGCCCACGTCGGCGGTGATCGAGCCGGTGCCGTCTCCGGCGGATGTGACCGAGAGCGTGCTGACCGAGGGTCCCGTGGCCGTGATCTGCGTCGCGAGCGCGCGCCATCCGTCCCACGTCAACCCCGAATAGCTGAGCTTGGCCCGTCCGCCTGTCAGGACCGAATCGAGGTACCAGTTCCCTCCGTCACTCGCATGGGAGAAGACCACGCCGGCGATGTCCGCCGCGTTGGCCGCGATGTAGGAACCCATCGCCGCGAACCATTCGGCCTTGGCCGTCGGCGATCCGGTCGGACCACCCTCGTCGGCCCCCGTCTCGTCGATCCACACGGGTTTGCCGACCGAGCGGCCGAACGCGATCGCGCTGTCGAAGGACTCCGACGGGGCGAGCCAGCTGTTCGGACGGTGATAGCTGTCGACCCCGACCAGGTCGTACAGGCTCCCGTCGGCTGGGAACCAGTTCATCGGTCCCCCATCGTTGCCTTCGTAAGCCGCGCGGGTCAGCACCACCTGCCACTCGATGCGCTCGGTCACCCCCATCGAATCGAAGAGTGCTCGCACCAGGGCGAAGCATTCCCGGTACTCCTCGCCCGTGCCCGAGTAGGGCTGCGCATCGAGCTCGCCGGGAGGCGCCTGGTGGTTCGCCTCGGAGTGGAACTGCAGGTAGTGCGTCACCTCTCCGTAGGTCGGCAGCGCCAGCACCTCGTTCGCGAACGAGACGAGCGTGTCGTAGTAGGGTCCGGAGCCCGCCCGCAGCTGCGCGGTGATGTCCGTGTACAAGATGCCCGTCCGGTCCTGACCCGACCCGGTCTTCGGCTGGATGTTCAAACCGAGCGAGTACCCGGCTGCAGCGGCGGCGGCGTTGTCGGAGGGCACCAGCTGACTGTCGAACTGACCGGCCCGCTGACGCGAACGGAAGTACCCGAGCGAGACGTCGGAGGCCGCCTGGATCTCGAGGTACTGCGTGTAGGTCTGGGGCCAGAGCCCGACCACGAGGCCCTGTGCCGCCTGCGCGCGAGGCGTCGAGAGGGCGAGCAGAGGGATCGACACGAGTGCGACGAGGAGCTGCCGCCTCAACGTCCCCACCCTTCGGCCGGACCAGGGGAAGGTCACCCAACCCAACCATGGGATGCCTTCGCGGTCAACCACCGGATGCGGCGGACCACGCGATCGGGAGGAAGGACTAGTAGGTGGTCATCGTCGCGACGACCGTGTCGCGAGCCCCCCACCGACCCTCGGACCGGACGACGATCTCGCACCGGTAGGAGACGCCCTCGGCCTGGGTCGGGGCGATGATGTTCAGGGTGAACACCTTCCGCACGTGCTCCGACGCCGCCGGCAGCGAGAAGGCGAGGGTGCCCTGCCGGAACTCCTGTGTGACGTTGCGGGCACGCCAGTCGGGACGCTTGTGCTTGCCCATCAGCACGGCGTTGACCTTGAAGCGGCGCGTCCCCCGGCAGCCGTCGACCGTGAGCGTGTCGGGTTGATCGCCATCGTTCTCGACGGTGATCCAAAAGCGCACACCCTCGCCGTCCTCCATGCGGACGGCGACGCCCTGGCGGGCGCCCGTGGTGTTGTAGACGTCACGACCCTTCCACGGATGCGGCAGAGGGTCGATCGTGCATCCCGTGCTGAGACCGCAGAGCTTGATCCAAGCGTCGGCCTGGAAGTCGGCAGCGGCTGCCGGCGCGACCCCGGTGAGGGCCGTCGCACCCACCAACAGCGCGAGGAGCGTCGCGATGCGTCTCGTCACGTCGACGAGCATACGGGTCGCCGCGGTCGCGTGGGTGACATCACTCGTCGCCCTCGGGTCGACGGAGCTTCTTCGTCCGGCTGCGGCGCTTCTTCGCCGCCAGCCGGCGCTCGACCGATGCCCGGGTGGCCTTCGTCTGCCGGCGTCGGGGGGGTGGCGGCGCGACCGCTCCTCGCAACACTTCGGCGAGGCGGACGAGCGCCGCTTCCCGGTTCAGATGCTGCGACCGGTGCTCCGCCGCGACGATCGTGAGCACGCCGTCGACCAGACGGCCGGAGAGGCGCTCGAGCGCTCGGGCACGCAACGTCGGCCCGAGCGCGGTCGTCGTCGTCAGGTCGAGACGCAACTCCACGCGGGAATCCGCGGTGTTCACCGACTGGCCGCCCGGCCCCGAGGAGCGGCTGAAGCGCCAGCGCAGCTCGCGCTCGGGCACGACGACCGAACGCGTCACGCGGAGCGGTCCGGCCATGCGGCCAGTATGCCCCGCGTGACGCGCCTCGGGTCCTAGGCGATCCTCACCACATCGGCCTCGCCGGGCACGAGGGCGAGCGTCGTCGCGAAGGTGCGGCGGCGGTTGGAGGCCACACCGGTCGGCAGCGGAAGCTCGGCGACCACCTCGCAGCTCGAGCTCGCGAGGTCACACGAGTTCACCGTGCCCAGCGTTGCCTGCCCGAGCTCGGCGGCGAACCAGCTCGCCTCGTCGAACTCGACCACGTGCAGCGCGCCGTCCTTGGCGAAGCTGAGATCGACGATCGACGTGAAGCCACGCGCGACGACGGTACACGCGGGGCTCGAGCCACAGCGTGCGTGTCGGGTGCCCGGCTCGATGCGCCAGACGCGCGAGCGGTTCTTCGGCGCCGGGAAGCCCTTCAGCTCCCCGACGTAGTACGCGCCGTCGGGGCCGACGGCGACGCTCGTCGCCACCGCCTGGGCAGGGATCTCGTCCGGCAGCTCGCAGACGAACTCGAAGTCGGGTTCGGCATCGGGGCAGCCCACGATGCGCTTGGCGTTGCCGGTTGGCACCATCTGATCGGGGAGCGTGGCGACCCAGTCCACGTGACCGCGGCGGCTCACGACCAACAGGGCGTTGGCCGCTGCGTCGGCCACGAGGGCGCGACGACCCGGCAGCGCGGCGACGTTGAAGGGGTTGGAGTCGATCTCACCGCCGTCGGGGTTGACGTCGGCCTCGAACGCGCCGAGGTCGGCGACCGGCTTCACACGCCCGTCGACGATCCGATACAGCATGGATTCCGGCGCTCCGGTGATCGCGTGCATCACACCTTCCCGGAAGGGGTCGATGTCGCTGACCCCGGGCAACGCTGCGACGAGCCGAGCGTCGCCCGAACGGTGGTCGTAGTTCACGACACCCTGTCCGGCATCGGCGACGAAGATCTCGCCTCGGTTGATCGCCAGGCCGAACAATGGCGTGACGAACCCGGACGAGCCTCGCTCGGAAGCCTCCTCGGCACCCGCGGACTGCGGGACGACCAGCATCAAGACGGCGAGCACCGCGATCGCTCGGACCGAGGTGCTGCGTACTGCGCGCGACATGGGGCCCCCTCTCAGCGAACGGAACGTGACGCATCCGTTCTAGCCCGATGCTGCGCCGACGGTCAACCCGCGGACGGCCCAGCGTCGGTCCCGTGAGAACGGTGCCGTATTCCTTCCTGCGCAGGGCCGACCGCAGCGCATCATGGTGATTGA
This Actinomycetota bacterium DNA region includes the following protein-coding sequences:
- the arfB gene encoding alternative ribosome rescue aminoacyl-tRNA hydrolase ArfB, with the protein product MAGPLRVTRSVVVPERELRWRFSRSSGPGGQSVNTADSRVELRLDLTTTTALGPTLRARALERLSGRLVDGVLTIVAAEHRSQHLNREAALVRLAEVLRGAVAPPPPRRRQTKATRASVERRLAAKKRRSRTKKLRRPEGDE
- a CDS encoding ScyD/ScyE family protein, whose amino-acid sequence is MSRAVRSTSVRAIAVLAVLMLVVPQSAGAEEASERGSSGFVTPLFGLAINRGEIFVADAGQGVVNYDHRSGDARLVAALPGVSDIDPFREGVMHAITGAPESMLYRIVDGRVKPVADLGAFEADVNPDGGEIDSNPFNVAALPGRRALVADAAANALLVVSRRGHVDWVATLPDQMVPTGNAKRIVGCPDAEPDFEFVCELPDEIPAQAVATSVAVGPDGAYYVGELKGFPAPKNRSRVWRIEPGTRHARCGSSPACTVVARGFTSIVDLSFAKDGALHVVEFDEASWFAAELGQATLGTVNSCDLASSSCEVVAELPLPTGVASNRRRTFATTLALVPGEADVVRIA